A genome region from Camelina sativa cultivar DH55 chromosome 10, Cs, whole genome shotgun sequence includes the following:
- the CYCD3 gene encoding cyclin-D3-1 — MAIPKEEETREEQSNSYLLDALYCEEEEQWEEDEVEQVEENSSFSPFVLLQQDLYWEDEDLVTLFSKEEEQAGLGTCLDDVYLSTDRKEAVGWILRVNAHYGFSTLAAVLAITYLDKFICSYSLQRDKPWMLQLVSVACLSLAAKVEETQVPLLLDFQVEETKYVFEAKTIQRMELLILSTLEWKMHLITPISFVDHIIRRLGLTNNAHWDFLNRCNRLLLSVISDSKFVGYLPSVVAAATMLRIIEQVEPFDPLSYQTNLLGALHLTKEKVKTCYDLIIQLPLDRIGLQIQNQSSRKRKSHESSSSSLNSPSCVIDSNPFNSDESSNDSWSASSYNPTSSSPPVQQQQPPLKKMRGVQENDTKKTILHLPWAIVATP, encoded by the exons ATGGCGATTCCCAAGGAGgaagaaacaagagaagagCAGAGCAATTCGTATCTTCTTGATGCTCTCTActgcgaagaagaagagcaatggGAAGAAGACGAAGTAGAACAAGTTGAAGAGAACTCTTCCTTTTCTCCATTCGTTCTTCTTCAACAAGATTTGTACTGGGAAGATGAAGATCTGGTCACTCTCttctccaaagaagaagaacaagctgGACTCGGCACCTGTCTCGATGATGTTTATCTCTCCACGGATCGAAAAGAAGCTGTGGGTTGGATTCTGAGAGTCAACGCTCATTATGGCTTCTCTACTCTGGCTGCTGTTTTAGCCATAACTTATCTCGATAAGTTCATCTGTAGCTACAGCTTACAGAGAGACAAACCGTGGATGCTTCAGCTCGTTTCTGTAGCTTGCCTCTCTCTTGCTGCTAAAGTCGAAGAAACCCAAGTCCCTCTTCTTCTAGACTTCCAA GTGGAGGAGACAAAGTATGTGTTTGAGGCCAAAACCATACAGAGAATGGAGCTACTGATTCTGTCTACTCTCGAGTGGAAGATGCATCTCATTACTCCAATTTCGTTTGTAGACCACATTATCAGGAGATTGGGACTTACGAACAATGCTCACTGGGATTTTCTCAACAGATGCAACCGTCTCCTCCTCTCTGTAATCTCCG ATTCAAAATTTGTCGGGTACCTCCCATCAGTAGTTGCCGCAGCTACCATGTTGCGAATTATAGAGCAAGTTGAGCCCTTTGACCCTCTTTCATACCAAACTAACCTCCTTGGTGCCCTTCACTTAACCAAG GAAAAGGTTAAAACCTGCTACGATCTAATCATCCAACTACCACTGGACCGCATTGGTTTACAGATCCAAAACCAATCTTCCAGGAAACGCAAGAGTcacgaatcatcatcatcatcgttgaACAGTCCAAGCTGTGTCATCGATTCAAACCCTTTCAATAGCGATGAAAGCTCAAACGATTCGTGGTCAGCGAGTTCGTACAATCCAACATCTTCGTCACCTCCGGTGCAGCAGCAACAACCTCCGTTAAAGAAGATGAGAGGAGTTCAAGAGAATGATACGAAGAAGACGATTTTGCATCTCCCATGGGCAATCGTAGCCACTCCATGA
- the CYCD3 gene encoding cyclin-D3-1 isoform X1, which yields MAIPKEEETREEQSNSYLLDALYCEEEEQWEEDEVEQVEENSSFSPFVLLQQDLYWEDEDLVTLFSKEEEQAGLGTCLDDVYLSTDRKEAVGWILRVNAHYGFSTLAAVLAITYLDKFICSYSLQRDKPWMLQLVSVACLSLAAKVEETQVPLLLDFQVEETKYVFEAKTIQRMELLILSTLEWKMHLITPISFVDHIIRRLGLTNNAHWDFLNRCNRLLLSVISDSKFVGYLPSVVAAATMLRIIEQVEPFDPLSYQTNLLGALHLTKEKVKTCYDLIIQLPLDRIGLQIQNQSSRKRKSHESSSSSLNSPSCVIDSNPFNSDESSNDSWSASSYNPTSSSPPVQQQQPPLKKMRGVQENDTKKTILHLPWAIVATP from the exons ATGGCGATTCCCAAGGAGgaagaaacaagagaagagCAGAGCAATTCGTATCTTCTTGATGCTCTCTActgcgaagaagaagagcaatggGAAGAAGACGAAGTAGAACAAGTTGAAGAGAACTCTTCCTTTTCTCCATTCGTTCTTCTTCAACAAGATTTGTACTGGGAAGATGAAGATCTGGTCACTCTCttctccaaagaagaagaacaagctgGACTCGGCACCTGTCTCGATGATGTTTATCTCTCCACGGATCGAAAAGAAGCTGTGGGTTGGATTCTGAGAGTCAACGCTCATTATGGCTTCTCTACTCTGGCTGCTGTTTTAGCCATAACTTATCTCGATAAGTTCATCTGTAGCTACAGCTTACAGAGAGACAAACCGTGGATGCTTCAGCTCGTTTCTGTAGCTTGCCTCTCTCTTGCTGCTAAAGTCGAAGAAACCCAAGTCCCTCTTCTTCTAGACTTCCAA GTGGAGGAGACAAAGTATGTGTTTGAGGCCAAAACCATACAGAGAATGGAGCTACTGATTCTGTCTACTCTCGAGTGGAAG ATGCATCTCATTACTCCAATTTCGTTTGTAGACCACATTATCAGGAGATTGGGACTTACGAACAATGCTCACTGGGATTTTCTCAACAGATGCAACCGTCTCCTCCTCTCTGTAATCTCCG ATTCAAAATTTGTCGGGTACCTCCCATCAGTAGTTGCCGCAGCTACCATGTTGCGAATTATAGAGCAAGTTGAGCCCTTTGACCCTCTTTCATACCAAACTAACCTCCTTGGTGCCCTTCACTTAACCAAG GAAAAGGTTAAAACCTGCTACGATCTAATCATCCAACTACCACTGGACCGCATTGGTTTACAGATCCAAAACCAATCTTCCAGGAAACGCAAGAGTcacgaatcatcatcatcatcgttgaACAGTCCAAGCTGTGTCATCGATTCAAACCCTTTCAATAGCGATGAAAGCTCAAACGATTCGTGGTCAGCGAGTTCGTACAATCCAACATCTTCGTCACCTCCGGTGCAGCAGCAACAACCTCCGTTAAAGAAGATGAGAGGAGTTCAAGAGAATGATACGAAGAAGACGATTTTGCATCTCCCATGGGCAATCGTAGCCACTCCATGA
- the LOC104716731 gene encoding protein SRC2 homolog has protein sequence MSTMAGIQGQVLEVTVVGCQKLKDTEWFSRQDPYVVLEYSSSRHRTRTCTDGGKNAVFQEKFMFTLLEGLRDLKVAVWNSNTLSTDDFIGNATIQLQKVLSQGYDDCTWTLQTKTGRFAGEVRLILHYAGAKKHNYGSAPSAPNAPQVPQYSAPPSASPYSSPPYTGPSLYPQVQQYPHPPSGYPPAAAYPPQPSAYPPPSTSAYPPVPSAYPPPPPSSTYPPSPYPPQQSYYPQGPYPGQYPPPPPY, from the exons ATGTCGACGATGGCGGGTATACAAGGCCAGGTCCTCGAGGTCACTG ttgttgGGTGCCAGAAATTGAAAGATACAGAATGGTTTTCAAGGCAAGATCCATACGTCGTCCTTGAGTATAGCAGCTCAAGGCACCGTACCAGAACCTGCACAG ATGGTGGAAAGAACGCTGTTTTCCAAGAGAAGTTTATGTTCACTTTGCTTGAAGGGCTTAGGGATCTTAAGGTTGCTGTCTGGAATAGCAATACCCTCTCCACTGATGACTTCATTGGCAATGCAAC gattcAATTGCAGAAGGTTCTTTCTCAGGGATACGATGACTGCACCTGGACTCTGCAGACTAAAACTGGGAG ATTCGCTGGAGAAGTAAGACTCATACTACATTATGCAGGAGCAAAG AAACATAATTACGGGTCTGCGCCATCAGCTCCAAATGCGCCTCAAGTGCCTCAATACTCAGCACCTCCTTCTGCATCTCCGTATTCATCACCACCATACACTGGACCATCTCTATACCCACAAGTACAACAATACCCTCATCCACCATCAGGATACCCACCAGCTGCAGCTTATCCTCCTCAGCCATCTGCTTATCCTCCTCCGTCAACCTCGGCTTACCCTCCGGTTCCTTCAGCTtaccctcctcctccaccatccTCTACTTACCCTCCTTCTCCATACCCTCCTCAACAATCATATTACCCACAAG GTCCATACCCAGGACAATACCCACCTCCTCCTCCGTACTAA